From the genome of Caminibacter pacificus, one region includes:
- a CDS encoding MotE family protein: protein MRAKLVFILIPLFLFAVDNQKLLDCYEIFAQKRAELEAQAEKIIEQQEALESLKNTYKALFKKKEQKLKEKEKELNATLAKIEQEKKEIQNLIEENKKILEEIKKAKLDKVTQSYAKMRPKNAAQILSNMPTKDALEIIQKLPAKTIAKIFAKMDPQTAAKLSELLLKDTNESTTTPNANGG, encoded by the coding sequence TTGAGAGCTAAATTAGTTTTTATTTTAATTCCTCTTTTTCTTTTTGCCGTTGATAATCAAAAACTTCTTGATTGTTATGAAATTTTCGCACAAAAAAGAGCCGAGCTTGAAGCACAGGCAGAGAAGATAATAGAACAACAAGAAGCTTTAGAATCCCTAAAAAACACCTATAAGGCGCTTTTTAAGAAAAAAGAGCAAAAATTAAAAGAAAAAGAAAAAGAACTAAACGCCACTCTTGCAAAAATCGAGCAAGAAAAAAAAGAGATTCAAAATCTTATAGAAGAGAATAAAAAAATCTTAGAAGAGATAAAAAAAGCAAAACTTGATAAAGTTACTCAAAGTTATGCAAAAATGCGTCCGAAAAACGCCGCTCAGATTCTTTCGAATATGCCTACTAAAGACGCTCTTGAGATTATTCAAAAACTCCCTGCAAAAACAATTGCAAAAATTTTTGCGAAAATGGACCCTCAAACAGCCGCGAAACTTAGCGAATTGTTATTAAAGGATACGAATGAAAGCACAACTACTCCTAACGCCAACGGCGGCTAA
- a CDS encoding DUF507 family protein, translating to MLIKEAQVPFIARRIAIDLLNSGYVTFPKGMDTAIKEIEDIVLDDVLWEREIEDKAREILAKQEEENEYLFYDVDRREVFKLIKKQIAEEEGFPLKKDERIDDLAHFLVKELWDNELIDYDVRDGKIKNIIFKSIMNFLNQEIEARDAVYKKIENYKRPLVPGSEEWELVFQRLYEQELRKRGLL from the coding sequence ATGCTCATAAAAGAAGCCCAAGTGCCTTTTATTGCCAGAAGAATAGCAATAGATTTACTAAATAGCGGATACGTAACTTTCCCAAAAGGCATGGATACCGCGATAAAAGAGATAGAAGATATCGTGCTTGATGATGTTTTGTGGGAGAGAGAAATAGAAGATAAAGCAAGAGAAATCCTTGCTAAACAAGAAGAAGAAAACGAATATCTTTTTTATGACGTAGATAGAAGAGAAGTTTTCAAATTAATAAAAAAACAGATAGCCGAAGAAGAGGGGTTTCCATTAAAAAAAGACGAAAGAATCGATGATTTGGCTCACTTTTTGGTAAAAGAGCTTTGGGATAACGAACTTATAGATTACGACGTAAGAGACGGGAAAATTAAAAATATTATTTTCAAGTCTATTATGAACTTCCTAAATCAAGAAATAGAAGCAAGAGACGCAGTTTATAAAAAAATAGAGAATTACAAAAGACCTTTGGTTCCCGGCAGTGAAGAGTGGGAGCTTGTGTTTCAAAGACTTTATGAGCAAGAACTTAGAAAAAGAGGATTGCTATGA
- the carA gene encoding glutamine-hydrolyzing carbamoyl-phosphate synthase small subunit, with protein sequence MKISILLENGTFLEAKGFGAEGTAVGEIVFNTSMTGYQEIITDPSYAGQFVVFTMPEIGNVGVNKDDNESQKAWLKGVIVREYVDTYSNFRGERSLGEFLKEQGVLGICEIDTRFLTKMIRNEGAMMMIASSEIHDKNELEKILKSTPRIEEIDYIKEVTTKEAYIHPHGAWDSKNLKYKEKNTDKKIAVYDFGVKRNILNELTEAGMECLVVPANTPAEDVIKMYENGEIGGVFLSNGPGDPLILKEVHEKIKKLLEAKVPMFGICLGHQLLSIAHGYPTFKLKFGHHGGNHPVKNYIGKRPVVEITAQNHNYNVPEEIEEIAEVTHKNLFDGTIEGVKYKNEPVFSVQHHPEASPGPHDSKYIFKEFYKIVK encoded by the coding sequence ATGAAAATATCTATTTTACTTGAAAACGGAACTTTTTTAGAAGCGAAAGGTTTTGGAGCTGAGGGTACTGCGGTTGGTGAAATAGTTTTTAATACTTCGATGACCGGTTATCAAGAAATTATTACCGACCCGAGTTACGCAGGGCAATTCGTAGTATTTACAATGCCTGAAATCGGAAACGTCGGAGTTAATAAAGACGATAACGAAAGTCAAAAAGCTTGGCTTAAAGGTGTAATCGTTAGAGAATATGTCGATACTTATTCGAATTTCAGGGGAGAGAGAAGCTTAGGAGAGTTTTTAAAAGAACAAGGCGTTCTTGGAATTTGTGAAATCGATACGAGGTTTTTAACTAAAATGATAAGAAACGAGGGTGCTATGATGATGATAGCATCGAGTGAAATTCATGATAAAAACGAACTTGAAAAAATCTTAAAATCTACTCCGAGAATTGAAGAGATTGATTATATTAAAGAAGTGACTACAAAAGAAGCTTATATTCACCCTCATGGCGCTTGGGATAGCAAAAACTTAAAATATAAAGAGAAAAATACGGATAAAAAAATTGCGGTTTATGATTTCGGGGTAAAAAGAAATATCTTAAACGAATTAACCGAAGCCGGAATGGAATGTTTGGTGGTTCCAGCAAATACTCCTGCTGAAGATGTAATTAAAATGTATGAAAACGGAGAAATCGGCGGAGTGTTTTTAAGCAACGGACCTGGTGACCCTCTTATTTTAAAAGAAGTACACGAAAAAATAAAAAAACTACTCGAAGCGAAAGTTCCTATGTTTGGAATTTGTCTTGGGCATCAACTTTTAAGTATTGCACACGGCTATCCTACTTTTAAACTTAAATTCGGACATCACGGAGGAAATCATCCTGTTAAAAACTATATCGGTAAAAGGCCGGTTGTTGAAATTACGGCACAAAACCACAACTACAACGTTCCTGAAGAGATAGAAGAAATTGCAGAAGTAACACACAAAAACCTTTTTGACGGCACTATCGAAGGTGTTAAATACAAAAACGAACCAGTATTTTCGGTACAACATCACCCTGAAGCAAGTCCGGGACCTCACGATAGTAAATATATTTTCAAAGAATTTTATAAAATAGTAAAATGA
- a CDS encoding SLAC1 anion channel family protein — protein MQRNLAYFPIQLFAVIMGLSGITIATAKAWHFLNLPIHWLYLLLLVIDTIAFFVILTLYLIKLIKYPDMVKKEFNHPIKSSFFAAISISFLLVSIAYMDFAPTITVVFWYIGAILQIIFTFIVIKFWIINDFEVHHINPAWFIPIVGNVLVPVAGVDVAPLFVNLFFFSIGMFFWIVLFTIVVYRMIFHHPLGKRLIPTFFILIAPPAVGFISYFRITFGLVDMFSLFLYSIALFILILLFSMYKMFIKLQFFISWWAYTFPLAAITIATILLDTAYHNVILKSFSILLWILTFSVVCFVAYKTFVAIKNQKICVPEEE, from the coding sequence ATGCAACGAAATTTGGCATATTTTCCTATACAGCTTTTTGCTGTAATTATGGGACTTTCTGGAATTACAATAGCTACAGCTAAAGCATGGCATTTTTTAAATTTACCTATTCATTGGCTTTATTTATTGTTACTTGTGATTGATACGATAGCTTTTTTTGTTATTTTAACTCTTTATTTAATTAAGCTAATTAAATATCCGGATATGGTAAAAAAAGAGTTTAATCATCCTATTAAAAGTTCTTTTTTTGCGGCAATTTCTATCAGTTTTTTATTGGTTTCGATTGCTTATATGGATTTTGCTCCAACAATTACTGTAGTTTTTTGGTACATAGGAGCGATTTTACAAATTATTTTTACCTTTATAGTAATCAAATTTTGGATCATTAACGATTTTGAAGTACATCATATTAATCCGGCCTGGTTTATTCCTATTGTAGGTAACGTATTGGTTCCTGTTGCTGGAGTTGATGTCGCTCCTTTATTTGTGAATCTGTTTTTCTTTTCGATAGGTATGTTTTTTTGGATCGTATTATTTACAATTGTGGTTTATAGAATGATATTTCACCATCCGCTTGGAAAGAGACTTATACCTACTTTTTTTATTCTTATAGCCCCTCCGGCGGTAGGTTTTATCAGTTATTTTAGGATAACGTTCGGGCTTGTTGATATGTTTTCTTTATTTTTATATTCAATAGCGCTTTTTATTTTGATATTGCTGTTTAGTATGTATAAAATGTTTATTAAATTACAGTTTTTTATTTCATGGTGGGCATATACGTTCCCTCTTGCGGCAATTACAATAGCAACTATTCTTTTGGATACGGCTTATCATAACGTAATATTGAAATCTTTCTCAATCTTATTGTGGATATTAACATTTTCGGTTGTATGTTTTGTTGCGTATAAAACTTTTGTTGCGATAAAAAATCAAAAAATTTGTGTACCTGAGGAGGAGTAA
- a CDS encoding DUF302 domain-containing protein has product MKRSFLVGIGFGVVVSLFLLALFFKCSAENMLFKQIRSPYDFDKTVSLIVKRISSTPGWHVVTVINQEEEIEKYGGPDVGKVKIIKFCNAKYAGEMLSNDRTKFMAVKMPLSIAVYEDSNGEVKISLMNGYLLTRLLSMTPESKIMEKVVRDIEKILGFVHFRYSVF; this is encoded by the coding sequence ATGAAAAGAAGTTTTTTAGTTGGAATTGGATTTGGTGTAGTTGTTTCACTGTTTTTGTTAGCATTGTTTTTTAAATGTTCGGCTGAAAATATGCTTTTTAAGCAAATTAGAAGCCCGTATGATTTTGATAAAACGGTTTCTTTAATTGTAAAAAGGATTTCCTCTACACCAGGTTGGCATGTTGTTACTGTAATCAACCAAGAAGAAGAGATTGAAAAATATGGTGGTCCAGATGTGGGGAAAGTGAAAATTATCAAGTTTTGTAATGCAAAGTATGCTGGGGAGATGTTAAGTAACGACAGAACGAAATTTATGGCTGTAAAAATGCCTTTGAGTATAGCTGTTTATGAAGATTCAAACGGGGAAGTAAAAATATCTCTTATGAACGGATATCTTTTGACAAGACTTTTAAGCATGACGCCTGAATCTAAAATTATGGAAAAAGTGGTAAGAGATATAGAAAAAATACTCGGATTCGTACATTTCAGATATTCAGTATTTTGA
- a CDS encoding 3'-5' exonuclease, protein MRLPQKIEALRRATIFNKKTKEYALEELKKDKSYLEKCIKEDIHDNIIFRNYQDYLISTVLERDGLMKRLKPIPSQKAFSSKEFLKFYINDLKNTPKEAKVKKIGVFDTETTDIYGYIISYAIVIQDMENMQTEEIYEFLNPKAKISEEAYNVHKIKQEDLQDKPTFEEKKEDILKIFDSLDMVVGHNVFYDFGVLKRELERAKHFPNIIDIPIFDTMFYSWDIVVLDKKKQPKLEEAVAFFLGNQKANYHDALEDVKMTLKVFNKILEEGEKL, encoded by the coding sequence TTGAGACTTCCTCAAAAAATTGAAGCTTTAAGAAGGGCGACGATTTTTAATAAAAAAACAAAAGAATACGCTCTTGAAGAATTAAAAAAAGATAAAAGCTATCTTGAAAAATGTATCAAAGAAGATATTCACGATAATATAATTTTTAGAAATTACCAAGACTATCTTATCTCCACCGTACTCGAAAGAGACGGTCTTATGAAAAGATTAAAACCTATTCCCTCACAAAAAGCCTTTTCGAGCAAAGAATTCTTAAAATTCTATATAAACGACTTAAAAAACACTCCAAAAGAAGCGAAAGTAAAAAAAATCGGCGTATTCGATACGGAAACCACCGATATTTACGGCTATATTATTTCTTATGCTATCGTGATTCAAGATATGGAAAATATGCAAACCGAAGAGATATACGAATTTTTAAACCCGAAAGCAAAAATTAGCGAAGAAGCGTATAACGTCCATAAAATCAAACAAGAAGACCTTCAAGACAAACCTACTTTCGAAGAAAAAAAAGAAGATATTTTAAAAATTTTCGACTCACTTGATATGGTGGTGGGACATAACGTATTTTATGATTTCGGTGTGTTAAAAAGGGAGCTTGAAAGAGCTAAACATTTTCCAAATATTATAGATATTCCGATATTCGATACTATGTTTTATTCTTGGGATATCGTGGTACTCGATAAGAAAAAACAACCTAAACTCGAAGAAGCAGTGGCATTTTTCTTAGGCAATCAAAAAGCAAATTATCACGATGCGTTAGAAGACGTTAAGATGACACTTAAAGTATTTAACAAAATATTGGAAGAAGGGGAAAAGTTATAA
- the carB gene encoding carbamoyl-phosphate synthase large subunit, with protein sequence MPKREDIKTILLIGSGPIVIGQACEFDYSGVQAAKTLKSLGYRVVLVNSNPATIMTDPEFADATYIEPITPEVVAEIIKKENVDAILPTMGGQTALNVAMEMYEKGMLEGIEFLGANPEAIKKGEDREEFKKAIEKIGLDMARSETAHTLDEAVAIAKEIGFPLIVRAAYTLGGLGSGVAYNMEEFKELAKIGLEASPISEIEILESLLGWKEYEMEVIRDKDDNCIIVCSIENVDPMGVHTGDSITVAPALTLTDKEYQRMRDASFAILREIGVDTGGSNVQFAVNPKNGRMIVIEMNPRVSRSSALASKATGYPIAKVATLLAVGYTLDEIQNDITGTAASFEPVIDYVVTKIPRFTFEKFPQADSTLTTSMKSVGEVMAIGRTFKESIQKALYSLETGLDGFERRECDEDTLIKKLRIPNDERILYVAEAFRMSKSVDEIYEISKIDPWFLNQIKEIVELEKEFSKDMLNDEELLRKAKTYGFSDRMIAKIIGVSEEDVYQARKKFGIEIDYNEVDTCAAEFDTTTSYLYSSVNVTKNVPLRESNIKNDKKALILGGGPNRIGQGIEFDYCCVHAAFALEDLGVKTIMYNCNPETVSTDYDTSDVLYFEPITFERVRNVVEVENPDGVIVQFGGQTPLKLAKSLTDINAKIIGTSAEVIDRAEDREKFAEFIKELGLNQPENGTAFTKEEAFKIAENIGYPVLVRPSYVLGGRAMRIVYNENELKEYMDEAVSVSNESPVLIDKFLDRAIELDVDAISDTKEVYIGGIMQHIEEAGIHSGDSACSLPTVSISEEKIKEIENATKQIALKLGVKGLLNIQYALHKDKLYLIEVNPRASRTVPFVSKATGLPMAKVATRVMWNLAYNPEINDGKVLQEALKFYDKFNVVTFDGNVYKPKQKDHIAVKEAVFPFNKLPGADLILGPEMKSTGEVMGISESFGESFLKAQQAVKFNLPTNGKVFISLTDIDKEFAPEIAKEFVSLGFEVVATSGTYKVITEAGIKATKVLKISEGRPNIVDMIKNEEIALVINTSDNKASKDDAKIIRREVLNQGIPYYTTIAAAKAVIEAIKFIQQNKVGVKSIQDYFI encoded by the coding sequence ATGCCAAAAAGAGAAGATATTAAAACCATACTGCTTATAGGCTCCGGACCTATCGTTATCGGTCAAGCTTGCGAGTTCGATTATTCGGGCGTTCAAGCCGCAAAAACATTAAAATCATTAGGGTATAGAGTTGTTCTTGTGAATTCAAACCCGGCTACTATTATGACCGACCCGGAATTCGCCGATGCAACGTATATCGAGCCTATTACTCCGGAAGTTGTCGCGGAAATAATCAAAAAAGAAAATGTTGATGCTATTTTACCTACGATGGGAGGACAAACGGCCCTAAACGTAGCTATGGAAATGTATGAAAAAGGTATGCTTGAAGGAATCGAGTTTTTGGGTGCCAATCCTGAAGCTATTAAAAAAGGTGAAGATAGAGAAGAATTTAAAAAAGCTATTGAAAAAATCGGTCTTGATATGGCAAGAAGCGAAACCGCTCATACGCTTGATGAAGCCGTAGCAATTGCAAAAGAAATAGGCTTTCCTTTAATTGTCAGAGCGGCATATACTTTAGGTGGACTCGGAAGTGGTGTTGCGTATAATATGGAAGAGTTTAAAGAGCTTGCTAAAATCGGTCTTGAAGCAAGTCCGATTAGTGAAATTGAAATACTTGAATCTCTTCTTGGCTGGAAAGAATACGAAATGGAAGTTATCAGAGACAAAGACGATAACTGTATTATCGTATGTTCTATCGAAAACGTAGACCCTATGGGAGTTCATACGGGAGATAGTATCACCGTAGCACCAGCTTTGACACTTACGGATAAAGAATATCAAAGAATGAGAGACGCTTCGTTTGCGATTCTTAGAGAAATAGGTGTCGATACCGGAGGAAGTAACGTACAATTTGCCGTAAATCCTAAAAACGGAAGAATGATAGTAATCGAAATGAACCCGAGAGTTAGTAGAAGTAGTGCGCTTGCAAGTAAAGCTACGGGATATCCGATTGCAAAAGTGGCTACTCTTTTGGCGGTAGGATACACACTTGATGAAATTCAAAACGATATTACCGGAACAGCGGCGAGTTTCGAGCCGGTAATTGACTATGTCGTTACTAAAATCCCGAGATTTACTTTTGAAAAATTCCCTCAAGCCGATTCGACTTTAACTACTTCTATGAAGAGTGTCGGTGAAGTGATGGCGATTGGAAGAACGTTTAAAGAATCTATCCAAAAAGCTTTATATTCTCTTGAAACGGGACTTGACGGATTTGAGAGAAGAGAGTGTGATGAAGATACTTTGATTAAAAAATTAAGAATTCCGAATGACGAAAGAATTTTATACGTAGCCGAAGCTTTTAGAATGAGTAAAAGTGTTGATGAAATTTATGAAATTAGTAAAATAGACCCTTGGTTTTTAAACCAAATCAAAGAAATAGTGGAACTTGAAAAAGAGTTTTCAAAAGATATGTTAAATGACGAAGAACTTTTAAGAAAAGCGAAAACTTACGGATTTAGCGATAGAATGATTGCTAAAATTATCGGTGTTAGCGAAGAAGACGTATATCAAGCAAGAAAAAAATTCGGTATTGAAATCGATTATAACGAAGTGGATACTTGTGCGGCTGAATTCGATACGACTACAAGCTATCTATATTCAAGCGTAAATGTTACAAAAAACGTACCCCTTAGAGAATCTAATATCAAAAACGATAAAAAAGCTCTTATTTTAGGTGGGGGACCGAATAGAATCGGGCAAGGTATAGAATTTGATTACTGCTGTGTTCATGCTGCTTTTGCTCTTGAAGACTTAGGCGTTAAAACTATTATGTACAACTGCAACCCTGAAACTGTTTCAACGGATTACGATACGAGTGATGTTTTATATTTCGAACCTATTACTTTTGAGAGAGTGAGAAACGTTGTTGAGGTGGAAAATCCTGATGGTGTTATCGTGCAATTCGGAGGACAAACACCTCTAAAACTTGCAAAATCACTAACTGATATCAATGCCAAAATTATAGGTACATCTGCCGAAGTTATCGATAGAGCCGAAGATAGAGAAAAATTTGCCGAATTTATAAAAGAACTCGGACTAAATCAACCTGAGAACGGGACGGCGTTTACAAAAGAAGAAGCGTTTAAAATTGCAGAAAACATCGGATACCCGGTACTTGTTAGACCGAGTTACGTACTTGGCGGAAGAGCAATGAGAATCGTTTATAACGAAAACGAATTAAAAGAATATATGGACGAAGCGGTAAGTGTAAGTAACGAATCACCGGTATTAATCGATAAGTTTCTTGATAGAGCTATCGAACTTGATGTAGATGCGATAAGCGATACTAAAGAAGTGTATATAGGCGGTATTATGCAACATATCGAAGAAGCGGGAATTCACTCGGGAGACAGTGCTTGTAGTTTGCCGACCGTTAGCATTAGCGAAGAGAAGATAAAAGAGATAGAAAACGCTACAAAACAAATCGCTTTGAAACTCGGAGTTAAAGGATTACTAAATATCCAATACGCTCTTCATAAAGACAAACTTTATCTTATAGAAGTAAACCCAAGAGCAAGTAGAACGGTTCCTTTCGTGTCAAAAGCTACCGGTCTTCCTATGGCGAAAGTAGCAACGCGTGTTATGTGGAATCTTGCGTATAATCCTGAGATTAATGACGGAAAAGTACTTCAAGAAGCACTTAAATTTTATGATAAATTTAATGTAGTTACGTTTGACGGTAACGTATATAAACCTAAACAAAAAGATCACATCGCAGTTAAAGAAGCCGTATTTCCGTTTAATAAACTTCCTGGTGCCGATTTAATTCTCGGACCGGAAATGAAATCTACCGGTGAAGTTATGGGTATAAGTGAAAGTTTCGGTGAAAGTTTCCTAAAAGCACAACAAGCGGTAAAATTTAATCTTCCTACAAACGGAAAAGTATTTATTTCACTTACTGATATAGATAAAGAATTCGCTCCTGAAATTGCAAAAGAGTTTGTAAGTTTAGGATTTGAAGTAGTTGCAACAAGCGGTACTTATAAAGTTATTACAGAAGCCGGAATTAAAGCTACTAAAGTATTAAAAATAAGCGAAGGAAGACCGAATATCGTAGATATGATTAAAAATGAAGAAATTGCTCTTGTAATTAATACAAGTGATAATAAAGCAAGCAAAGACGACGCAAAAATTATTAGACGTGAAGTATTAAATCAAGGTATTCCTTATTATACGACAATTGCAGCAGCAAAAGCTGTAATTGAAGCGATTAAATTTATTCAACAAAATAAAGTCGGAGTTAAGTCTATCCAAGATTACTTTATTTAA